A genome region from Nitrospira sp. includes the following:
- a CDS encoding glycoside hydrolase: MNDGGQQARKCRSGIGTIVRRHGAAMSLAVALFGVMASTGGWSESSGAADVSVSSAVKWHPGHYYAPMSFMRKNPKIMALVYSELRATPALRGLQVRYGWPELEPEEGRYDFTAIEQVLAELVPQKKQLVVLLELKSFTPHILPVPSYMATAPYEGGAFPFGSYGKDVPRGNNLKLWNSGVHDRLVALIRELGKRFNGHAQFEGIGLSESAMGEPLVAVSSQEVVRFYDNLLSVQRQMRAAFPNTMTYQFVNYPRNILPSFVGQMRTIGTGLGGPDVFIDDPGLNFDYPHKPKGVYHLYAPLSGIVPLTPSVMQSNYDNTRHDGQGRVPTIPELLAFARDQLRANYIFWTRAPKHYPKVLELMNGLPAAGGPARGLDSTCPKAYASCME; encoded by the coding sequence ATGAACGATGGCGGGCAGCAAGCCAGGAAGTGCCGTTCCGGAATCGGAACGATTGTTCGACGGCATGGCGCCGCCATGAGCCTTGCGGTTGCGCTGTTCGGCGTCATGGCGAGTACGGGCGGATGGTCAGAATCGAGTGGTGCCGCAGATGTGTCGGTTTCCAGCGCAGTCAAATGGCATCCCGGCCATTATTATGCGCCGATGAGTTTCATGCGCAAGAACCCCAAAATCATGGCGCTCGTCTACAGTGAGCTGAGGGCGACACCTGCCTTGCGCGGGCTGCAGGTGCGTTATGGCTGGCCTGAACTGGAACCTGAGGAAGGCCGATATGACTTTACGGCGATCGAGCAGGTGCTGGCAGAATTGGTGCCGCAGAAGAAGCAGCTGGTTGTGCTGCTGGAACTGAAATCCTTTACCCCCCACATTTTGCCGGTGCCATCATACATGGCGACAGCGCCATACGAGGGGGGCGCGTTCCCGTTCGGCAGTTATGGCAAGGATGTGCCGCGCGGCAACAATCTGAAGCTCTGGAATTCGGGGGTTCATGATCGCCTGGTGGCACTCATCCGTGAGTTGGGGAAGCGTTTCAACGGCCATGCACAGTTCGAAGGCATCGGCCTGTCGGAATCCGCCATGGGCGAACCGCTCGTGGCGGTGTCCAGCCAGGAGGTCGTGAGGTTTTACGACAATCTGCTCAGTGTGCAGCGGCAGATGCGTGCAGCATTCCCGAACACGATGACCTACCAATTTGTGAACTACCCGCGAAATATTCTGCCCTCGTTCGTCGGCCAGATGCGGACGATCGGGACGGGATTGGGCGGACCGGATGTGTTCATTGACGACCCTGGTTTGAACTTCGATTATCCGCATAAGCCCAAAGGGGTCTATCATTTGTATGCGCCGCTGTCGGGAATCGTACCGCTGACGCCGTCGGTGATGCAGTCGAATTACGACAATACACGGCACGATGGACAAGGGCGCGTGCCCACGATTCCCGAGTTGCTGGCATTTGCGCGAGACCAGTTGAGAGCCAACTACATCTTCTGGACACGTGCTCCGAAGCACTATCCCAAGGTCCTGGAGCTGATGAATGGATTGCCTGCGGCCGGCGGCCCGGCCCGTGGGCTTGATTCGACCTGCCCGAAGGCCTACGCATCGTGCATGGAGTAG
- a CDS encoding alkene reductase translates to MTTLLTPLQAGDIRLPNRIVMSPLTRARAGTTHIPNDMMVDYYSQRASSGLIMTECTMVDAHACAFIGEGGIYSPAHVAGWKRVTDAVHAKGGRIVMQIWHPGRAAHSLLNEGEQPVSSSAKAIRNEVTHTLEGAKPYEVPRPLRTEEIPRYVDMFRLAAKNAQLAGFDGVQLHGAHGYLIDNFLRDGVNERTDAYGGSISKRARFLLEVTDAAISVWGAGRVAVRISPLVPFNDMADSQPEALVTYVAQELNQRRIAFLEMRHENHTLPQEQAILAIARRHFQGALMSNGSYTRESGESTVAGGAADAIVYGRPYIANPDLVERFAKQALLNQVNYDRLYGGGPDGYSDYPALAAG, encoded by the coding sequence ATGACCACATTGTTGACTCCGCTACAGGCCGGAGACATCCGCTTACCCAACCGTATCGTCATGTCACCTCTCACGCGAGCAAGGGCCGGGACCACGCACATTCCCAACGACATGATGGTGGACTACTACTCCCAACGAGCCTCAAGCGGCCTCATCATGACGGAATGCACCATGGTCGATGCCCATGCCTGCGCCTTTATCGGTGAAGGCGGCATTTACAGCCCCGCACACGTAGCCGGCTGGAAACGTGTGACGGACGCCGTGCATGCCAAGGGCGGCAGGATCGTGATGCAGATCTGGCACCCCGGACGTGCCGCGCACTCGCTGCTGAACGAAGGTGAGCAACCGGTCTCCAGCAGCGCGAAAGCGATTCGCAATGAGGTAACCCATACCCTGGAGGGCGCCAAACCCTACGAAGTCCCCCGCCCGCTCCGCACGGAGGAGATCCCTCGCTATGTGGACATGTTCCGGCTCGCCGCGAAGAACGCGCAATTAGCCGGTTTCGACGGGGTGCAACTCCACGGCGCTCACGGTTATTTGATCGACAACTTTCTCCGCGACGGCGTGAATGAACGTACGGATGCTTATGGGGGTTCTATTTCGAAGCGTGCCCGGTTTCTACTCGAAGTCACCGATGCCGCCATCAGCGTCTGGGGCGCCGGGAGGGTGGCGGTGCGGATCTCGCCCCTAGTCCCGTTTAATGATATGGCCGACAGCCAGCCCGAAGCGCTGGTGACCTATGTCGCACAGGAATTGAACCAGCGACGGATCGCGTTCCTGGAAATGCGGCATGAGAACCACACCTTGCCGCAAGAGCAGGCGATTCTGGCAATCGCCCGTCGGCATTTCCAGGGTGCATTGATGAGCAACGGGAGTTACACACGCGAGAGCGGCGAATCGACGGTGGCGGGCGGAGCAGCCGATGCCATCGTGTACGGTCGTCCGTACATTGCCAACCCGGACCTCGTCGAGCGCTTCGCGAAACAGGCCCTGCTCAATCAGGTCAACTACGATCGACTCTACGGAGGCGGGCCTGACGGCTACAGCGACTATCCGGCCTTGGCCGCAGGATGA
- a CDS encoding START domain-containing protein has translation MVNGLLTTLLAVVMSLALPALICAGSAPDDTGWEFVTDHDGIAVYARSSTDSPVREVRATTEIAAAPERVFAVLLDSDRFVEFMPYIVEVRTIARDSPSIWYLYQRIAPPLVSDRDYTLRQQREDDPLQGRYELRWETANEQGPAARDGVVRIEICTGAYVLERVDGGAGTRLTYRLHTDPGGMLPKWLANRANIDSVPALLQAVKRRAVDPNYHR, from the coding sequence ATGGTGAATGGTCTACTGACAACACTTCTCGCCGTCGTGATGAGTCTTGCTCTGCCTGCGCTGATCTGTGCGGGATCAGCACCAGATGACACGGGATGGGAATTTGTCACCGACCACGACGGCATCGCCGTGTATGCCCGTTCCTCGACCGACTCGCCGGTGAGGGAAGTGCGCGCGACAACGGAGATCGCGGCGGCACCCGAGCGGGTGTTTGCGGTCCTGCTCGACTCGGACCGATTTGTGGAATTCATGCCCTACATCGTCGAAGTCCGGACCATCGCACGGGACAGTCCCTCAATCTGGTATCTCTACCAACGCATTGCCCCGCCGTTGGTGAGCGACCGCGACTACACGTTACGGCAGCAGCGTGAGGACGATCCACTGCAGGGACGGTACGAACTCCGGTGGGAAACGGCGAACGAGCAGGGCCCGGCAGCGCGCGACGGAGTGGTGCGGATCGAGATCTGCACAGGTGCCTATGTACTTGAACGTGTAGATGGAGGGGCGGGCACCAGGCTGACCTACCGCCTCCACACCGACCCAGGCGGCATGCTACCGAAATGGCTTGCCAACCGAGCCAATATCGACAGCGTCCCTGCGTTACTGCAAGCGGTCAAACGGCGAGCGGTGGACCCGAACTACCACCGCTAG
- a CDS encoding FAD-dependent oxidoreductase — protein sequence MKHTIRTTVAIVGGGLAGLYAARRLHALGISFQLLEARERLGGRILSANDQGQSSNDGFDLGPSWFWPEMQRGMAALVEELGLATFPQQSEGEVIVERTSREEPKRYQGIPQAPPSMRVAGGTGALITALSEKLPPEALHLSMRVTHATLSHSDVLLTIIARDGAEHEVVAEHVIFALPPRLLASSVAFMPDIDAATAIRWRDTATWMAPHAKFFALYQHPFWREAGLSGTAQSQVGPLIEIHDATTASGTPALFGFLGVGADQRAAIGEDALTRACIKQLARLFGPEAGQPRATLLKDWAADPLTATADDRSPSGHPEPAQAPWVTGAWKGRMFLAGSETSTTAPGYLAGAIAAAEQAVAELHGSRE from the coding sequence ATGAAACACACGATCCGAACAACGGTTGCCATTGTCGGAGGCGGTCTTGCGGGCCTATACGCCGCACGGCGGCTTCATGCGCTTGGCATAAGCTTCCAACTGTTGGAGGCCCGTGAACGGCTTGGCGGTCGCATTCTCTCAGCCAACGACCAGGGCCAGTCTTCGAACGACGGGTTCGACCTTGGCCCTTCATGGTTCTGGCCGGAGATGCAGCGCGGCATGGCGGCTCTCGTTGAGGAGCTGGGACTTGCGACCTTTCCCCAACAGAGCGAAGGAGAGGTGATCGTTGAAAGGACGTCTCGTGAGGAGCCGAAGCGCTATCAGGGAATACCGCAAGCCCCTCCATCAATGCGTGTGGCTGGCGGAACCGGGGCGTTAATTACAGCCCTTTCTGAGAAGCTCCCCCCGGAAGCCTTACACCTCAGCATGCGAGTGACCCATGCGACACTCAGCCACTCCGATGTTCTTTTAACGATCATAGCCCGCGACGGGGCTGAACACGAAGTCGTAGCGGAGCACGTGATCTTCGCGCTTCCCCCACGCCTACTCGCCTCATCGGTTGCCTTTATGCCGGATATCGACGCTGCCACCGCCATTCGCTGGCGCGACACAGCCACATGGATGGCGCCCCATGCAAAGTTCTTCGCGCTCTACCAACATCCCTTTTGGCGCGAAGCCGGGTTGTCCGGAACGGCTCAAAGTCAGGTCGGCCCGCTTATCGAAATACATGATGCCACCACCGCCTCGGGCACGCCGGCCCTCTTTGGATTTCTTGGCGTAGGTGCGGATCAGCGAGCCGCCATAGGAGAAGACGCGCTCACTCGTGCGTGTATTAAACAGCTGGCGCGACTCTTTGGACCGGAAGCCGGCCAGCCTCGCGCCACACTCCTCAAGGACTGGGCCGCAGATCCTCTCACAGCGACAGCAGACGACCGTTCACCGAGCGGGCACCCCGAACCCGCACAAGCGCCCTGGGTGACTGGTGCCTGGAAAGGCCGTATGTTTCTTGCCGGCAGCGAAACCAGTACAACGGCACCTGGCTACCTGGCCGGAGCCATTGCCGCAGCCGAACAAGCTGTCGCTGAACTACACGGCAGTAGAGAATAA
- a CDS encoding type II toxin-antitoxin system Phd/YefM family antitoxin: protein MAKTLSLSEVKTRLPELVAGVQEREEKVIVTKKGRLAAILMNVDEYTLLKETLDVLSDPGLRSQIAKSRAFYKTKRKGLSFEDLFDEPLTPVKKRRTTKSSSVRASL from the coding sequence ATGGCAAAAACATTGTCGTTGTCAGAGGTCAAGACCCGACTACCAGAACTCGTGGCTGGAGTGCAGGAACGCGAGGAGAAAGTCATCGTCACGAAGAAGGGCCGTCTGGCTGCCATTTTGATGAATGTCGATGAATATACCCTCCTCAAAGAAACCCTGGATGTCCTGAGCGATCCCGGACTCAGGAGCCAGATTGCCAAGAGCCGGGCTTTTTACAAAACGAAACGCAAAGGGCTCTCGTTTGAAGACCTGTTCGACGAGCCTTTGACGCCCGTCAAAAAACGGCGCACGACGAAATCTTCTTCTGTCCGGGCATCCCTCTAG
- a CDS encoding ATP-binding protein yields the protein MTDTPILTFDAPSKLGKVVSVDTSRVLIAVENAALLPRASVGSLVGIQGTTAQEFLIGMTERVTRQLREETAHPDPMAPTTLAVEVVPDDALRVVLLGTYRTIEGTIRNRFKRGADSFPQIDRDCFLIDGGNLQRFMGLLGKDLDEKQRLELGHFVIDNSAAAIANGDRFFQRHAAILGSTGSGKSCAVSLILERAHARKHANIIVFDMHSEYSSLADPPVQKNGTKPISIASAFKIAGPGDLAKPSENVLFLPYWLLNREEMLSMILDRSDQNAPNQASRFTLHVRDLKESTLNAEGKADVKATFTVDSPIPYKLNELIQRLEQDNTTKGVGKTGPVKGEWEDRLTRFISRLSAKAEDRRYGFMFKPPELALKYSWLAKQIAKLLAPGEGQHGIKVVDFSEVPSDVLPVVTGVFARLLYDVQFWIQPEKRTPFVFVCDEAHLYLPIREDADAVEKQALYSFERIAKEGRKYGVSLLVVSQRPSDVSRTILSQCNNFLILRLTNDQDQNVVRRLMPDSLAGVLDGLPLLDTGEALLLGDAILLPARIKLKFPTIEPLSQTRNFWQEWGEKAPDSAAVTAAVETLRRQSRTTEKSS from the coding sequence ATGACTGATACGCCTATTCTGACATTCGATGCACCGAGCAAGCTCGGCAAGGTCGTGTCCGTAGACACGAGCCGCGTGCTTATTGCAGTGGAAAACGCTGCACTCTTGCCACGCGCCTCGGTCGGGAGCCTCGTCGGAATTCAGGGGACGACCGCTCAGGAGTTCCTGATCGGCATGACAGAGCGAGTGACCCGGCAGCTACGCGAGGAAACCGCACATCCTGACCCGATGGCACCCACGACGCTTGCAGTGGAGGTCGTGCCAGACGACGCACTCCGGGTTGTCTTACTCGGCACCTACCGCACCATTGAAGGAACCATCCGCAATCGGTTCAAGCGGGGTGCAGATTCGTTTCCTCAAATCGATCGCGATTGTTTTCTGATCGACGGCGGCAACCTTCAGCGATTCATGGGGTTGCTAGGTAAGGATTTGGATGAAAAACAGCGCCTCGAACTCGGCCACTTCGTCATTGACAACTCAGCCGCCGCGATTGCTAATGGCGATCGCTTCTTCCAAAGACACGCGGCAATCCTCGGAAGTACTGGTTCAGGTAAGAGTTGCGCGGTGTCATTGATCTTGGAGCGTGCACACGCTCGCAAGCATGCGAACATCATCGTGTTCGACATGCACAGCGAATATTCCTCGCTCGCAGACCCACCAGTTCAAAAGAACGGCACCAAGCCAATCTCTATAGCCTCCGCGTTCAAGATTGCAGGTCCAGGTGACCTCGCAAAACCATCTGAAAACGTTCTCTTCCTCCCGTACTGGCTCTTGAACCGCGAAGAGATGCTTTCGATGATCTTGGACCGTAGCGATCAGAACGCGCCCAATCAAGCATCGCGCTTCACCTTGCATGTCCGCGACCTTAAAGAATCTACGCTCAACGCTGAGGGAAAAGCGGATGTAAAGGCAACTTTTACCGTGGACTCGCCAATTCCATATAAGCTGAACGAGCTTATTCAACGACTTGAACAAGACAATACGACAAAAGGAGTCGGCAAAACCGGGCCGGTGAAGGGTGAGTGGGAGGATCGTTTAACGAGATTTATTTCTCGCCTATCCGCCAAAGCTGAAGATCGCCGCTACGGCTTTATGTTCAAGCCACCAGAATTAGCACTCAAGTACAGCTGGCTTGCGAAGCAAATCGCAAAACTGCTTGCTCCTGGCGAGGGACAGCATGGCATAAAAGTTGTGGACTTTTCCGAAGTGCCATCGGACGTGCTCCCCGTCGTCACGGGTGTATTCGCACGATTGCTCTACGATGTCCAATTCTGGATTCAACCGGAAAAGCGGACGCCGTTTGTCTTCGTGTGTGACGAAGCTCATCTGTACTTGCCTATCCGTGAGGATGCGGACGCAGTCGAGAAGCAGGCGCTTTATTCATTCGAGCGAATCGCCAAAGAAGGCAGAAAATACGGTGTCTCCCTATTAGTCGTGAGCCAGCGCCCCTCGGACGTGAGCCGAACCATCCTTAGCCAGTGCAATAATTTCCTCATCCTGCGATTGACCAACGATCAGGACCAGAATGTCGTACGCCGTCTTATGCCTGATTCACTAGCGGGCGTCCTTGACGGCTTGCCACTGCTCGACACAGGGGAAGCCCTGTTACTAGGCGATGCGATCCTTCTTCCCGCCAGGATAAAGTTAAAATTCCCTACTATCGAGCCACTGAGTCAGACAAGAAACTTCTGGCAGGAATGGGGAGAGAAGGCTCCCGATTCTGCAGCAGTTACGGCAGCAGTTGAAACGCTGAGACGGCAATCTCGCACTACTGAGAAAAGCTCATGA
- a CDS encoding SIR2 family protein, producing MDYDALVKFVQEHFTDGLSLVIGAGLSAAEGIPGMPALATYLINESSLLTGTNAALWKMIKVVLDAGEGLEAALLKYPPSDTLEIWITKKTCDLLIPEERKVMSTVLRNERTLRLTTFLDRVLKPTTGLPILTPNYDRLIEVACEMAGFHVDTTAIGHYAGAFDHARSCMASCRGITTRAKTTVLDHFPRAIVLKPHGSFDWYQSGSEARRCSFDLDMERLIITPGLNKYRAGYNSPFDKHRDLANDYIKKAGRLLVVGYGFNDDHLQTHLVKRIQDGTPTLIMNRSVSPKVKKLAEESPRCVCLSQSPTSPGVTVMTNSHQFEHTGHDLWDLGVLAKELLA from the coding sequence ATGGACTACGACGCTCTGGTCAAATTCGTGCAGGAACACTTCACCGATGGCCTCTCCTTGGTAATCGGGGCTGGCCTATCCGCCGCTGAAGGCATTCCTGGAATGCCAGCACTTGCAACCTATCTCATCAATGAATCGAGCCTACTTACGGGAACCAACGCGGCTCTGTGGAAGATGATAAAGGTTGTCCTGGATGCTGGCGAAGGACTGGAAGCAGCGCTACTCAAATATCCACCATCCGACACGCTTGAGATCTGGATCACAAAAAAGACGTGCGATCTATTGATACCGGAAGAACGAAAAGTCATGAGCACTGTGCTCCGAAATGAGCGCACACTTCGTCTGACTACATTCCTGGACAGAGTACTTAAGCCGACAACTGGCTTGCCGATTCTGACCCCCAACTACGACCGGCTTATCGAAGTTGCCTGTGAGATGGCAGGATTTCATGTGGATACCACAGCGATCGGCCACTACGCAGGCGCGTTCGACCATGCTCGAAGTTGCATGGCGTCATGCAGGGGCATAACGACACGTGCCAAGACAACAGTCCTCGATCACTTCCCTCGTGCGATTGTGCTGAAACCGCATGGGAGCTTTGACTGGTATCAATCCGGCAGTGAGGCTCGTCGATGTAGCTTTGACCTAGACATGGAACGCCTCATTATTACTCCAGGCCTCAACAAGTATCGGGCTGGCTACAACTCACCATTCGACAAGCATCGCGATTTGGCTAACGACTACATCAAGAAGGCTGGTCGGCTGCTAGTGGTAGGGTATGGATTCAACGACGATCATCTGCAAACTCACCTTGTGAAACGAATCCAAGATGGCACGCCCACGCTAATTATGAACAGATCGGTAAGCCCGAAGGTCAAGAAGCTGGCGGAAGAATCACCACGCTGCGTTTGTCTCTCACAATCGCCCACATCGCCCGGAGTCACGGTAATGACAAACTCACACCAGTTCGAACACACAGGACACGATTTGTGGGATCTCGGCGTTCTGGCAAAGGAGTTGCTAGCATGA
- a CDS encoding Fic family protein, with protein MPYNWQQPDWPEFRYDLSGIEEGLFKLAEKSGRASGLLKGLTADAQMEATIEMMVVEAIKTSAIEGELLSRKDVMSSIRKNLGIEAGHPTGDKRAQGTAALMLAVRNSFPAPLSEETLFEWHRLIMTGHRHVAAGQWRTHAEPMQVVSGAVGHERVHFEAPPSSRIPEEMARFIRWFNDTAPDGPKAMRKAAVRSALVHIYFESIHPFEDGNGRIGRALSEKVFSQGLGQHALLSLSRAIEARRRDYYDALKEGQQSNDVTSWVAWFVNIALEAQIQAEEQIEFTLKKTKLFDLWKDELNERQLQILRRMLEEGPAGFEGGMSAKKYMTITGTSKATATRDLQDLADKDVFVPTGGGRSTHYKVNL; from the coding sequence ATGCCCTACAATTGGCAGCAACCAGACTGGCCTGAGTTTCGATACGACCTCTCGGGAATCGAGGAGGGTCTGTTCAAGCTTGCCGAAAAATCAGGTCGGGCCAGCGGGCTCCTCAAGGGGCTGACGGCCGACGCGCAGATGGAGGCGACCATTGAAATGATGGTGGTCGAAGCGATCAAGACCTCCGCGATTGAAGGAGAACTGCTGAGCCGGAAAGATGTCATGTCATCGATCCGGAAGAATCTTGGAATAGAGGCCGGCCATCCCACCGGAGACAAGCGCGCTCAGGGCACCGCCGCGCTGATGCTCGCGGTCCGCAACAGTTTTCCCGCCCCCCTCTCGGAAGAGACGCTCTTCGAATGGCACCGCCTGATAATGACCGGACACCGGCATGTCGCTGCCGGGCAATGGCGAACCCATGCCGAACCGATGCAGGTCGTCTCCGGCGCAGTCGGCCATGAGCGGGTGCATTTCGAAGCACCGCCTTCATCGCGCATTCCGGAAGAGATGGCGCGGTTTATCCGATGGTTCAACGACACGGCGCCGGATGGGCCGAAAGCCATGCGCAAGGCCGCCGTGCGCTCGGCCCTCGTCCACATCTATTTCGAATCGATCCATCCCTTTGAGGACGGCAACGGCCGGATCGGAAGAGCCTTGTCCGAAAAAGTGTTCTCGCAAGGACTCGGACAGCACGCCTTGCTCAGCCTGTCGCGAGCCATTGAAGCCAGGCGTCGCGACTATTACGACGCGCTGAAAGAAGGCCAGCAGTCGAACGACGTCACCTCGTGGGTGGCCTGGTTCGTCAACATCGCGCTTGAGGCGCAAATCCAGGCGGAGGAACAGATCGAGTTCACACTGAAGAAAACCAAACTGTTCGACCTCTGGAAAGATGAGCTCAATGAACGTCAGTTGCAGATTCTTCGCCGCATGTTGGAGGAAGGGCCGGCCGGCTTCGAAGGCGGCATGAGCGCCAAGAAATACATGACCATCACCGGCACATCGAAAGCCACAGCTACGCGCGATTTGCAGGATCTCGCAGATAAGGACGTGTTCGTTCCCACAGGTGGCGGCCGGAGCACGCACTACAAGGTCAACCTGTAG
- the groL gene encoding chaperonin GroEL (60 kDa chaperone family; promotes refolding of misfolded polypeptides especially under stressful conditions; forms two stacked rings of heptamers to form a barrel-shaped 14mer; ends can be capped by GroES; misfolded proteins enter the barrel where they are refolded when GroES binds), which translates to MAKQLLYSEAARAAILRGVNQLADAVKATLGPKGRNAILDKKFGAPTITKDGVTVAKEVELKNPYENMGAQLVREVASKTSDTAGDGTTTATVLAQAIYREGVKNITAGANPMEIQRGINKAVEVVISELKKLSKPCQNKTEISQVGTISANNDKTIGDLIAEAMEKVGKDGVITVEEAKSMTTSLDVVEGMQFDRGYISPYFVTNAERMEAVMDEPLILINEKKVSSMKDLLPVLEQVAKLGKPLIIIAEEVEGEALATLVVNKLRGTLNVSAVKAPGFGDRRKAMLEDIAILTGGQVISEDLGLKLENVKLTDLGRAKRVTIDKDNTTIVEGHGDPKKIDGRVKQIKAQIEETTSDYDREKLQERLAKIVGGVAVINVGAATETEMKEKKARVEDALHATKAAVEEGIVPGGGTAYLRCLKGLDALKDLPLEQKVGVDIVKRALEEPVRQIAANAGAEGSVVVGRVREDKNPNGGYNAATDEYVDMIKLGIIDPTKVSRCALQNAASVAGLMLTTEVMITELPEEKKEAAGGHAGHNHGMEGMY; encoded by the coding sequence ATGGCAAAGCAACTACTGTATAGCGAAGCGGCACGGGCGGCCATCCTGCGCGGGGTGAACCAGCTCGCCGATGCCGTCAAGGCGACGCTCGGCCCCAAGGGCCGAAACGCAATTTTGGATAAGAAGTTCGGCGCCCCGACCATCACCAAGGACGGCGTGACGGTGGCGAAGGAAGTCGAACTCAAGAACCCGTACGAAAACATGGGCGCCCAGCTGGTTCGCGAAGTTGCGAGCAAGACGAGCGATACGGCCGGCGACGGAACCACCACCGCCACCGTGTTGGCCCAGGCGATCTACCGGGAAGGCGTCAAGAACATCACTGCCGGTGCCAACCCGATGGAAATCCAGCGGGGCATCAACAAGGCCGTGGAAGTTGTGATCAGCGAGCTGAAGAAGCTCAGCAAGCCCTGCCAGAACAAGACCGAGATCTCCCAAGTCGGCACCATTTCCGCCAACAACGACAAGACCATCGGCGACCTCATCGCGGAAGCGATGGAGAAAGTCGGCAAGGATGGCGTGATCACGGTCGAAGAAGCCAAGTCAATGACTACGTCCCTGGACGTCGTCGAGGGCATGCAGTTCGATCGCGGTTACATCTCCCCCTACTTCGTGACCAACGCCGAGCGGATGGAAGCCGTCATGGACGAGCCGCTCATCCTGATCAACGAGAAGAAGGTCAGCAGCATGAAGGACCTCCTCCCGGTCCTCGAGCAGGTTGCCAAGCTCGGCAAGCCGCTCATCATCATTGCTGAAGAAGTCGAAGGCGAAGCGCTCGCCACCTTGGTGGTCAACAAGCTCCGCGGCACCCTCAATGTGTCGGCGGTGAAGGCCCCGGGCTTCGGCGATCGCCGCAAGGCCATGCTGGAGGACATCGCGATCCTGACCGGCGGCCAGGTCATTTCTGAAGATCTCGGATTGAAGCTCGAGAACGTCAAGCTGACGGATCTCGGTCGCGCCAAGCGCGTCACGATCGACAAGGACAACACCACGATCGTCGAAGGTCATGGCGATCCCAAGAAGATCGACGGCCGCGTGAAGCAGATCAAGGCCCAGATCGAAGAGACCACCTCGGATTACGATCGCGAGAAGCTGCAGGAGCGGCTGGCGAAGATCGTCGGCGGTGTGGCGGTCATCAACGTCGGTGCAGCCACCGAGACCGAAATGAAGGAAAAGAAAGCACGCGTGGAAGACGCCTTGCACGCCACCAAGGCAGCCGTCGAGGAAGGCATCGTTCCCGGCGGAGGCACGGCCTATCTGCGCTGCCTCAAGGGATTGGATGCCCTCAAGGATCTGCCCCTGGAGCAGAAAGTCGGCGTGGACATCGTCAAGCGGGCGCTCGAAGAGCCGGTCCGTCAGATCGCAGCCAACGCAGGAGCCGAAGGCTCTGTGGTGGTCGGCCGGGTCCGCGAGGACAAGAACCCGAATGGCGGGTACAACGCCGCGACCGACGAATACGTGGACATGATCAAGTTGGGCATCATCGATCCGACGAAGGTGTCGCGTTGTGCCTTGCAGAACGCCGCCAGCGTCGCGGGCTTGATGCTCACGACCGAAGTCATGATCACGGAATTGCCGGAAGAGAAGAAAGAAGCTGCCGGTGGCCATGCTGGTCACAACCACGGCATGGAAGGTATGTACTAA
- a CDS encoding co-chaperone GroES, translating to MATEAKDKKSTAAKNFQPLGDRLFVTYTEEMERTSGGIYVPDSAKEKPQRGIVQAIGKKVENVKVGDQVLFDKYSGSKLRIEDEECLILKEEDILGIFTN from the coding sequence ATGGCTACGGAAGCGAAAGACAAGAAGTCCACGGCTGCAAAGAATTTTCAGCCGCTTGGTGACCGTTTGTTCGTCACCTACACTGAGGAAATGGAACGGACCTCCGGCGGGATCTATGTCCCTGACTCTGCGAAGGAAAAGCCGCAGCGGGGTATTGTGCAAGCCATCGGCAAGAAGGTCGAGAACGTCAAGGTCGGCGACCAAGTGTTGTTCGACAAGTATTCCGGCAGCAAGCTTCGGATCGAAGACGAAGAGTGCCTCATCCTCAAGGAAGAAGACATCCTCGGTATCTTCACCAACTAA